The Panacibacter microcysteis genome includes a window with the following:
- a CDS encoding SusC/RagA family TonB-linked outer membrane protein, whose translation MRKIVSFLLMLLLSTSMAIAQTRTITGKVTETTGEAIGFATIAVKGAKTTVAADPDGSFRIQAKDGDVLVVTAVNFETKEVTVGSESNLTVSLTRVSNSLTDVVVTTALGVQRQAKSLGYATAKVGTKELTQARVVNLQNGLTGKVSGLNIQTANNGVFADTRITLRGIRSLTGNNQPMLILDGVPLALSYISSINPNDVADVTVLKSSSSTAIYGPDGVNGAIVITTKKGVKGKPQISVSNTTQFETVSYLPKLQTRFGGGSSIDANGYGVYDPIENQGYGDAFDGSLRQIGRDAPDGSKYEVTYVARPEEKKKFWNTGITNQTDISFATGDFYLSAQNVDIQGVVPKDENHRRNVRMRAEKEYNRFKAAFNLSYTQGKYDITTQPGRDESVYWNLINTPMQIPITAFKDWRNDYWSSPDGYYNDYYSNPYFIIDNYRTTGRSDDLFGNVELNFKVASWMNLTYRIGASINNSTAKNTTAPFTYSQFTKESGKSIAQSGDIVAAVGDATSFSSRITSEIFATFNKKFGGVNLDLLVGQSFRDISSKTTNISSSNLGQSTLYNVIVRKGEPSVAEADSRQKLERFFGKFAVGYNDWLFAEFTGSYDIDSRLSNPYQPVDYSKIAFFYPGASLSVLVNELIPGLKNNNFLSYFKVRGAISKTGNVNLGAYSLENTYGLSTFFPYGDIQGFGSTGTLVQSQYKPEFVNNKEVGIELGFLKNRINIEANAYTQNNTDQIISVAYSSSTGFPRSVLNAASFDNKGLEIDLKLTPLIKLRDVTIDFKVNYTLQDSKVTSLIDGVDELAVGNANYAIVGMPAFVFKLTDYLRDDQGRVIVDGTTGMPQKNPNTSVFGRTLPKNIIGLNLGVNWKGFSLNAVADYRGGNQIYSGNIGSALDFSGISYRSGQNDRQAFVFPNSVYYDGSKYVENTSIYTKSYGYNFWSQDINTGVQSNYISSGAFWKLREVSIAYSLPSKALSGFLHNAVKGLTIAVNGRNLKTWLPKSNQWTDPEFSASTSSNGQGVSSIYNTVPTRIFGASVTVQF comes from the coding sequence ATGAGAAAAATTGTAAGTTTCTTACTCATGCTATTGCTATCTACCTCGATGGCCATAGCGCAAACCCGAACCATTACGGGAAAGGTTACTGAAACAACTGGCGAAGCGATTGGTTTCGCAACTATCGCTGTTAAGGGTGCCAAGACTACTGTTGCTGCTGATCCCGACGGCTCTTTTCGTATTCAGGCAAAAGATGGTGATGTGCTTGTTGTTACCGCGGTCAATTTTGAAACAAAAGAAGTAACGGTGGGTTCAGAATCGAACTTAACTGTTTCTCTCACACGAGTGTCAAATTCCCTTACAGATGTCGTAGTTACAACTGCATTAGGAGTTCAACGACAGGCTAAATCTCTTGGGTATGCTACTGCAAAGGTTGGCACAAAAGAATTAACCCAGGCTAGGGTGGTAAACCTTCAGAATGGCCTCACTGGTAAAGTTTCCGGTCTTAACATTCAGACAGCTAACAACGGCGTATTTGCTGATACACGTATTACCTTACGTGGTATCCGCTCTTTAACTGGCAACAATCAGCCAATGTTAATCTTGGATGGTGTACCTCTTGCATTATCTTACATTTCTTCAATCAACCCAAATGACGTTGCTGATGTGACCGTGCTCAAATCATCATCTTCAACTGCAATTTACGGTCCTGATGGTGTAAATGGCGCGATTGTGATTACAACCAAAAAAGGTGTGAAAGGCAAGCCTCAAATTTCCGTGAGTAATACCACGCAGTTTGAAACTGTTTCATACTTACCTAAACTGCAAACCCGCTTTGGTGGAGGCTCTTCTATAGATGCTAACGGATATGGGGTTTACGACCCTATTGAGAACCAGGGATATGGTGATGCTTTCGATGGATCGCTTCGTCAGATTGGTCGTGATGCTCCTGACGGGAGTAAATATGAAGTTACCTATGTTGCCCGTCCGGAAGAAAAGAAAAAGTTTTGGAACACAGGTATAACTAATCAAACTGATATTTCTTTTGCTACAGGCGACTTTTATTTAAGTGCTCAAAACGTAGATATACAGGGCGTTGTTCCTAAAGATGAAAACCACAGGCGCAATGTTCGTATGAGGGCTGAAAAAGAATACAACAGGTTTAAAGCTGCTTTTAACCTTAGTTATACACAGGGTAAATACGACATAACTACCCAACCTGGTAGGGATGAATCTGTATATTGGAATTTGATCAACACGCCAATGCAGATCCCTATAACTGCTTTCAAAGATTGGAGAAATGATTATTGGTCAAGCCCTGATGGTTATTATAATGATTATTATTCTAACCCATATTTCATTATTGATAATTATAGGACAACAGGAAGGTCTGATGATCTTTTTGGAAATGTTGAATTGAATTTTAAAGTTGCTTCCTGGATGAATCTTACTTATCGTATTGGAGCTTCAATAAATAATTCAACCGCCAAAAATACAACGGCTCCTTTTACTTATTCTCAGTTTACTAAAGAAAGTGGAAAATCTATCGCGCAAAGTGGTGACATAGTTGCTGCAGTTGGAGATGCTACATCTTTTTCAAGCAGGATAACTTCAGAGATTTTTGCCACTTTCAATAAGAAATTTGGTGGTGTTAACCTAGATCTGTTAGTTGGACAATCTTTTCGTGATATAAGTTCAAAAACAACAAATATTTCAAGTAGCAATTTAGGTCAGTCAACACTTTATAACGTTATCGTGAGAAAGGGTGAACCGAGTGTTGCAGAAGCTGACTCAAGACAAAAGCTAGAAAGATTTTTCGGCAAATTCGCTGTTGGTTATAACGACTGGTTATTTGCAGAATTTACAGGGAGTTACGATATAGATAGCAGGCTTTCAAATCCTTATCAGCCTGTTGATTATTCAAAAATCGCTTTCTTTTACCCAGGGGCAAGTCTATCAGTCCTTGTTAATGAATTGATTCCAGGTCTGAAAAATAACAACTTCCTTTCCTACTTTAAAGTTAGGGGTGCTATTTCTAAAACTGGTAATGTTAATCTTGGTGCTTATTCACTTGAGAATACTTATGGGTTGTCCACATTCTTCCCGTATGGTGATATTCAGGGTTTTGGATCTACCGGAACACTGGTACAGTCTCAGTACAAGCCAGAATTTGTTAACAATAAAGAAGTTGGTATTGAATTAGGGTTTTTGAAGAACCGTATAAATATAGAAGCAAACGCCTATACTCAAAATAATACTGACCAGATTATATCTGTTGCTTATTCATCTTCAACAGGATTCCCACGTTCTGTATTAAATGCCGCGTCTTTTGATAATAAAGGTTTGGAAATTGATTTAAAGCTTACTCCATTAATTAAATTGAGGGATGTTACAATTGATTTTAAAGTCAACTATACTTTGCAGGATAGTAAGGTAACCAGTTTGATTGATGGCGTTGACGAATTGGCGGTTGGTAATGCAAACTATGCAATCGTTGGTATGCCTGCTTTCGTATTTAAGCTTACGGATTATTTACGTGACGATCAGGGTCGTGTAATTGTTGATGGAACAACCGGTATGCCCCAGAAAAATCCAAATACGAGCGTTTTTGGTAGAACATTGCCTAAGAACATCATAGGTTTAAATCTTGGTGTAAATTGGAAAGGCTTTTCGTTAAATGCGGTTGCCGATTATCGTGGTGGCAATCAAATCTATAGCGGTAATATTGGATCCGCACTTGACTTTTCTGGCATTTCATATAGAAGTGGTCAGAATGATCGTCAGGCGTTTGTGTTCCCTAATTCTGTATATTATGATGGTTCCAAGTATGTTGAAAATACGAGCATATACACCAAGTCCTACGGTTATAATTTTTGGTCACAGGATATAAATACCGGTGTACAGTCAAACTACATATCTAGTGGGGCTTTCTGGAAACTTAGAGAAGTTTCTATTGCATATTCTCTTCCTAGTAAAGCATTATCGGGATTTTTACATAATGCGGTAAAAGGATTGACTATAGCTGTTAACGGTAGAAATCTGAAAACTTGGCTTCCAAAAAGTAATCAATGGACTGATCCAGAATTTTCAGCTTCAACCTCATCAAATGGACAGGGTGTAAGTAGTATTTATAATACAGTTCCAACAAGGATCTTTGGTGCAAGCGTTACTGTCCAATTCTAA
- a CDS encoding Hpt domain-containing protein — protein sequence MSEKPLYSLHKLKEIDDSEDFISQVIQIFLETVPANTEAMKKACDAQDWDQVYFYAHKIKANVNLLDITSIIDDVKEVEINARGRMALESIKDKVFGISVVIQKVADVLKDSFT from the coding sequence ATGTCAGAAAAACCACTATACTCTCTTCATAAACTAAAAGAAATTGATGATTCTGAAGATTTCATCTCGCAGGTAATACAGATCTTTTTAGAGACTGTGCCTGCGAATACCGAAGCTATGAAAAAAGCCTGCGATGCGCAGGATTGGGACCAGGTGTATTTCTACGCGCATAAAATAAAGGCAAATGTAAATTTACTGGACATTACGAGTATTATAGACGATGTGAAGGAGGTGGAGATAAACGCCCGGGGGCGGATGGCACTGGAATCAATTAAAGATAAAGTATTTGGGATTTCGGTTGTAATACAAAAGGTGGCTGATGTACTAAAAGATTCTTTTACTTAA
- a CDS encoding bifunctional 5,10-methylenetetrahydrofolate dehydrogenase/5,10-methenyltetrahydrofolate cyclohydrolase: MIVLDGKVAAAATKDQLKEEVDAIIRAGRPAPHLAAILVGNNGASETYVASKVKQCAEIGFQSTLIRLDADVSEEHLLEKIESLNNDPSVDGILVQLPLPKQVNEQKVIEAIDPAKDVDGFHPASAGKLVQGLPTFIPATPYGIMLMLEHFNLETKGKHAVVIGRSNIVGRPMSILLSSNNRFGNCTVTICHSHTHNLKEICLQADILVAALGKPEFVKADMVKEGAIVIDVGITRVEDNTAKKGFRIKGDVAYNEVAPKTAAITPVPGGVGLMTIAGLLKNTLQAYKQRRG, translated from the coding sequence ATGATAGTTTTAGACGGTAAGGTTGCCGCAGCAGCCACAAAAGATCAGCTTAAAGAAGAGGTTGATGCAATCATCAGGGCCGGGCGGCCGGCACCACACCTGGCAGCCATTTTGGTAGGGAATAACGGTGCCAGCGAAACCTACGTTGCCAGTAAAGTGAAACAATGTGCTGAAATAGGCTTTCAATCTACACTTATTCGTTTGGACGCTGACGTGTCTGAGGAACATTTGCTTGAAAAGATAGAGTCGCTCAATAATGACCCATCTGTAGATGGTATTCTGGTACAACTGCCTTTACCCAAACAGGTAAATGAACAAAAAGTAATCGAAGCAATAGACCCCGCAAAAGATGTGGATGGCTTTCATCCTGCCAGTGCAGGTAAACTTGTGCAGGGCTTACCAACCTTTATACCAGCCACACCCTATGGTATAATGTTGATGTTGGAACATTTCAATCTCGAGACCAAAGGCAAACATGCGGTGGTAATAGGCAGAAGCAACATTGTTGGCAGACCTATGAGCATTTTACTTAGCAGTAATAATAGATTCGGAAACTGTACGGTTACCATTTGCCATTCGCATACGCATAACCTGAAAGAGATATGCCTGCAGGCAGATATATTGGTTGCAGCACTTGGCAAACCAGAATTTGTAAAGGCAGACATGGTAAAAGAAGGAGCAATTGTCATTGACGTGGGAATTACAAGAGTAGAAGACAATACCGCAAAAAAAGGCTTTCGCATAAAAGGAGATGTTGCCTACAATGAGGTAGCTCCTAAAACTGCAGCCATTACACCGGTTCCGGGCGGTGTTGGTTTAATGACAATTGCCGGCTTGCTGAAAAATACATTACAGGCCTATAAGCAAAGACGCGGCTAA
- a CDS encoding 7-carboxy-7-deazaguanine synthase QueE, whose product MNLADTAENTITSVPVMEAFYTLQGEGFHQGRAAYFIRLGGCDVGCFWCDVKESWDASAHPVQNIAQIVEEAKKHAGRLAVITGGEPLMHNLTGLTQQLQDAGFETNIETSGSSALTGNWNWICLSPKKFKAPLTEVFEKANELKVVVYNKSDFSWAEQNASKVNANCKLYLQPEWSRCNEMLPLIIDYIKENPQWELSMQLHKYINVP is encoded by the coding sequence ATGAATTTAGCAGATACAGCAGAAAATACCATCACTTCAGTACCTGTAATGGAAGCGTTTTACACGCTGCAGGGCGAAGGCTTTCACCAGGGCCGTGCCGCGTACTTTATAAGGTTGGGCGGCTGCGATGTGGGCTGTTTTTGGTGCGATGTAAAAGAAAGCTGGGATGCAAGCGCACATCCTGTACAAAACATAGCACAGATTGTAGAAGAAGCAAAAAAACATGCCGGCAGACTGGCGGTAATAACCGGCGGCGAGCCTTTGATGCATAACCTTACCGGCTTGACGCAACAACTGCAAGACGCTGGTTTCGAAACGAATATTGAAACATCTGGCTCATCTGCTTTAACAGGCAACTGGAACTGGATATGCCTTTCGCCTAAAAAATTTAAAGCTCCACTTACAGAGGTGTTTGAAAAAGCAAACGAGTTAAAAGTTGTGGTATATAATAAGTCAGATTTTAGCTGGGCAGAGCAAAATGCTTCTAAAGTAAATGCCAACTGTAAACTTTACCTTCAACCCGAATGGAGCAGGTGTAACGAAATGCTACCGTTGATCATCGATTACATCAAAGAAAATCCGCAATGGGAACTAAGTATGCAACTGCATAAATACATCAATGTGCCTTAA
- a CDS encoding BT_3987 domain-containing protein, with product MKLKFIRLNSLFLFALGAMFLTGCLKDNDFEDGVYGINNPGSQKGVLFQQSKVNATGIQVPVVAGISGISTPQTIQTLVKIAADQAVSKDLEVTVTLNNALLDGTGLTELDASYYTLPSGKVLIPAGEKYAEFVVTIPDAAVIDPSVVYGLGFTITEVSGSDYTIASNSKDFVFGIAIKNIYDGNYHSTGYVYHPSVPRAVDEEKVLPTVDARTVECFLGDLGTSGYISWLTVDPETNHVTITAAPGAAGAPYTQFDNGLPTTNPGYVPQWDGSSQCNNTYDPATGTFYLRYGYMGSTGWRVTEEILTKE from the coding sequence ATGAAATTGAAATTCATAAGATTGAATTCGCTCTTTTTATTTGCGCTGGGGGCGATGTTTCTAACCGGGTGTTTGAAGGATAATGATTTCGAGGACGGCGTTTATGGTATAAACAATCCTGGTTCTCAGAAAGGGGTTCTTTTCCAACAATCTAAAGTAAATGCAACTGGAATTCAGGTGCCCGTAGTGGCTGGTATTTCTGGCATAAGTACGCCTCAAACGATCCAAACGCTCGTAAAAATCGCAGCTGATCAGGCTGTAAGTAAAGATTTAGAAGTTACAGTTACCTTAAACAATGCTTTACTGGATGGTACGGGTTTAACCGAGCTTGATGCCAGTTATTATACTCTGCCAAGTGGTAAAGTTTTAATACCTGCTGGTGAGAAATATGCTGAATTTGTTGTAACGATCCCAGATGCAGCGGTAATTGATCCAAGTGTCGTTTACGGACTGGGTTTCACTATTACTGAAGTATCTGGTAGTGATTATACCATTGCATCCAATTCAAAGGACTTTGTGTTTGGGATCGCAATCAAAAATATTTATGACGGTAATTATCATTCAACTGGTTATGTGTATCACCCATCTGTACCTCGTGCTGTTGATGAAGAAAAAGTTCTTCCAACGGTTGACGCGCGTACAGTGGAATGTTTTCTCGGTGATTTGGGCACTTCCGGTTATATATCATGGTTAACAGTTGATCCTGAAACAAATCATGTAACAATAACTGCAGCACCAGGCGCGGCGGGTGCCCCATACACACAGTTTGACAACGGTTTGCCAACAACAAATCCGGGCTATGTACCACAATGGGATGGATCATCACAATGCAATAACACATATGATCCGGCGACAGGGACCTTTTATCTAAGATATGGTTACATGGGTTCTACAGGGTGGCGTGTAACAGAAGAAATATTGACTAAAGAATAG
- a CDS encoding SusD/RagB family nutrient-binding outer membrane lipoprotein, producing MKLKKSYSIIFVLLVVLTTGIQSCKKESFNVNKNPNQPTDSTVTYNVLLPAALQSTSYIVATDWGWLQNWLGYWARSGTYAPNVTEETYQITTNFQTNVWDDLYSNAFNYDIMQNKAHQAGATFYEGVARIMKAHNFQILVDVYNNVPYFDALKGNANPTPKYDKGIDIYKDLFRQLDTAITLLNETNPDVNVDYETNDLVYGGDVNLWIKLANTLKLRMLVHVYGVSDFDIAGEVAKIEENGLGYLGTGESAMINPGFGSTKPNPFYRTYVRDETATATGSSVYYKGNSYAVGDATGALETYGWYRWDGDPRINRFYVAGNQGMRGVAYGLPPVTENAAATLSSISGPGLLPEGAASDAWLLTSVESMFLQAEAAERGIIAGDAGQLTVAAVTESFIWLGLDAASAEAYLEGNATYPDVDYYAEGGGLNTIICQKWFALNALAPFEIWSDYRRVPYDGSTHFVYGAPGGYTAGPPLSVAPQNTATEIPIRLLYPQNEYNYNAANVKGEGTIDQFSSKIFWDNN from the coding sequence ATGAAACTTAAAAAGTCATATTCCATAATTTTTGTACTACTGGTTGTTCTTACGACCGGCATACAGAGTTGTAAGAAGGAAAGTTTTAATGTAAATAAAAACCCCAATCAGCCTACAGACAGTACGGTAACTTATAATGTGTTACTTCCTGCTGCTTTACAGTCTACCTCATATATTGTAGCAACAGATTGGGGTTGGTTGCAGAACTGGCTTGGCTATTGGGCTAGATCTGGTACTTATGCTCCCAATGTAACTGAAGAGACATATCAAATCACTACTAACTTTCAAACGAATGTTTGGGATGATTTGTACTCAAACGCCTTCAACTATGATATTATGCAGAATAAGGCGCATCAGGCAGGAGCAACTTTTTACGAAGGTGTTGCTAGAATTATGAAAGCCCACAATTTTCAAATTTTAGTAGATGTCTATAATAACGTACCATATTTTGATGCGCTAAAAGGAAATGCTAATCCCACGCCGAAATATGATAAGGGTATTGACATTTACAAAGACCTGTTCCGTCAATTGGATACTGCGATAACATTATTAAACGAAACAAATCCTGACGTTAACGTAGATTATGAAACAAATGATCTTGTTTACGGCGGAGACGTTAATTTGTGGATTAAATTAGCTAACACACTTAAATTAAGAATGCTGGTTCACGTGTATGGCGTATCGGATTTTGATATCGCTGGAGAAGTTGCAAAAATTGAAGAAAATGGCCTAGGTTATCTTGGAACCGGAGAATCAGCTATGATTAACCCGGGTTTCGGATCCACTAAACCTAATCCATTCTACAGAACCTATGTGCGGGACGAAACAGCCACTGCAACGGGTTCATCTGTTTACTACAAAGGTAACTCTTATGCAGTAGGAGACGCAACTGGTGCACTTGAAACCTATGGATGGTACAGATGGGATGGCGATCCTCGTATTAATCGTTTTTATGTAGCTGGTAACCAAGGTATGCGTGGGGTAGCTTATGGCTTACCACCAGTGACAGAAAATGCAGCTGCAACGTTATCTTCAATAAGCGGACCGGGTTTGCTTCCTGAGGGCGCAGCTTCAGATGCGTGGCTGTTAACCAGCGTAGAAAGCATGTTTTTACAGGCTGAGGCTGCTGAAAGGGGAATTATTGCAGGCGATGCTGGTCAATTAACAGTCGCTGCTGTTACTGAATCATTTATATGGTTAGGTTTGGATGCTGCTTCTGCCGAGGCATATCTCGAAGGAAACGCAACTTATCCAGATGTTGATTATTATGCAGAAGGCGGGGGCTTAAATACTATTATTTGTCAAAAATGGTTTGCGTTAAATGCGCTTGCTCCTTTTGAAATATGGTCCGATTACAGACGCGTACCTTATGATGGTAGTACGCATTTTGTTTACGGAGCCCCAGGTGGTTATACAGCAGGCCCGCCTCTATCTGTTGCTCCGCAAAATACTGCAACAGAAATACCTATAAGGCTACTCTATCCACAAAACGAATACAATTACAACGCTGCTAATGTTAAAGGAGAAGGTACAATAGATCAATTCAGCAGTAAAATATTCTGGGACAATAATTAA
- the gatC gene encoding Asp-tRNA(Asn)/Glu-tRNA(Gln) amidotransferase subunit GatC — translation MEINSALVENLAHLSRLYFTDEEKKEIEADLQRMISFVEKLQEIDTTGVQPLQHMGASINVLREDEIKGSVTREEALLNAPVTDGAFFKVPKVIKK, via the coding sequence ATGGAAATCAATAGTGCACTGGTAGAAAACCTGGCTCACTTATCGCGTCTTTATTTTACAGATGAGGAAAAGAAAGAAATAGAAGCTGACCTGCAGCGTATGATTTCTTTTGTAGAAAAATTGCAGGAAATAGATACCACCGGCGTTCAGCCATTGCAACACATGGGCGCATCCATCAATGTGCTGCGCGAAGATGAAATAAAAGGGTCTGTAACAAGGGAGGAGGCATTGCTAAATGCCCCGGTTACAGATGGTGCATTTTTTAAAGTTCCAAAGGTTATCAAGAAATAA
- a CDS encoding sigma-54-dependent transcriptional regulator codes for MKQDPISIFIVEDDAVYSAVLGHFLSLNPDFQVKKFTSAKAILGAIHEKPDIVTLDYSLPDMTGDILLEKVKTASPETRVIIISGQEDIKVAIELFKKGANDYIVKDNDTQERLWMSIQNLRENISLKKEIATLQQEVQKKYNFQKAIIGNSPAIKQVFALMEKAASANITCSVYGETGTGKDLVAKSIHFNSERKKFPFVPVNVAAIPRELLESELFGHEKGSFTGAVNRRIGKFEEAHKGTLFLDEIGEMDINMQAKLLRVLQEQELTRVGSNEIIKINVRIIVATHRNLQELVKKGKFREDLYYRLLGLPIHLPPLRDRGNDIILIANLFIDHFCTENHLPKKHLSVEAKKTLMLYSFPGNIRELKSIIELACVMSNDELIDTEHIQIHTNNNNKSFNNNTENLTLKQFTTQLLQHYLDTYEYDVLKVAEKLDVGKSTIYRMISNNELKLYRHPEEQN; via the coding sequence ATGAAGCAAGACCCAATATCTATTTTTATCGTAGAAGATGATGCTGTTTACAGCGCCGTATTAGGTCATTTTCTCTCACTGAATCCTGACTTCCAGGTTAAGAAGTTTACATCTGCAAAAGCTATACTCGGGGCTATTCATGAAAAGCCCGATATTGTTACACTTGACTATTCTTTGCCGGATATGACCGGTGATATTTTGCTGGAAAAAGTAAAGACCGCCAGCCCGGAGACAAGGGTAATTATTATCTCTGGCCAGGAAGACATAAAAGTGGCGATTGAATTATTTAAAAAAGGCGCCAACGATTATATCGTTAAGGATAACGATACACAGGAACGGTTATGGATGAGTATCCAAAACCTGCGGGAAAACATTTCTTTAAAGAAAGAAATTGCTACCCTTCAGCAGGAGGTGCAGAAGAAATACAACTTTCAAAAAGCTATTATAGGTAACAGCCCGGCCATAAAACAGGTTTTTGCGTTGATGGAAAAGGCTGCGTCTGCAAACATTACCTGTTCTGTGTACGGCGAAACGGGTACCGGTAAAGACCTTGTTGCCAAAAGTATTCATTTCAATTCTGAGCGCAAGAAGTTTCCCTTTGTTCCTGTAAACGTTGCTGCTATACCCCGCGAATTATTGGAAAGTGAGCTTTTTGGCCACGAAAAAGGTTCCTTTACGGGGGCTGTCAACAGGCGCATCGGCAAATTTGAAGAAGCGCACAAAGGCACATTGTTCCTGGATGAAATAGGTGAGATGGATATAAACATGCAGGCTAAACTGCTGCGTGTACTACAGGAGCAGGAGTTAACGAGGGTGGGTAGTAATGAGATTATCAAGATCAATGTAAGAATTATTGTTGCCACTCACCGTAACCTGCAGGAGTTGGTTAAAAAAGGAAAATTCAGGGAAGACCTGTATTATCGCCTGCTCGGTTTGCCCATTCATTTGCCGCCACTGAGAGATAGGGGTAACGACATTATACTTATTGCCAATCTTTTCATTGATCATTTTTGTACGGAGAATCATTTGCCTAAAAAGCATTTAAGTGTTGAAGCTAAAAAAACGCTTATGCTGTATTCATTCCCGGGTAATATAAGAGAGCTTAAATCCATTATAGAGCTTGCCTGTGTAATGAGCAATGACGAGTTGATTGATACAGAGCATATACAAATACACACCAACAACAATAACAAGAGCTTTAATAACAATACTGAAAACCTTACATTGAAGCAGTTTACCACTCAATTGCTGCAGCACTACCTTGACACATATGAGTACGATGTTTTAAAGGTGGCAGAAAAGCTGGATGTTGGTAAATCTACCATTTACAGGATGATCAGTAACAATGAACTGAAACTTTACAGACACCCTGAAGAACAAAACTAA